GTTTGTTTTTCCACTTCTTTCAATGCCTCGATGACCGATATGTTTTTCTTATGGATCGTAATCCGGGCATTGCTACTTTGAGCAAAAGTAGGGGTAGAAAGGAGCAGACAGCACAAAAAAAGCATAAATACTCGACTGATTGCCTGCTTATTGGCTATTAATTCATAAATTTGCTGCATCTTCTTAGTATTAGTTTATACAGATAAAGTTAGATTCTCGAATTTAGTAGCGTCTGATTAACGCTAATAGTAAGAATTTCGATTTCACATCCGGGGGAAGGTTGCAGCTTCTCCCGGATATTTTTTCCGCATAGGCTCAATGTATTTTTAAGGTTAATATTAGTATGATATACAGGTTCTATTTCGTCCCCTGATGTCGGAGCCTGCTTTTTCCGGCACTGGAAATATAGCACTTGTCTCCCACAATCTGATAGTCCAGATTCCCTGCTACACGAACAACAATATCCATTATTTCTTCTATGGAAGCATTTTGCCCGAAAGTAAGATTGAAACGGTCTTCTTTCATACTACGGAAACTATACACAAATGTGTAGGGGTATTTACGTTCAAGGCGGGTGAATATTTCCTCCAGCGTCATACTGCGAAGAACGAGTTCACCATGCTGCCAGGCTGTGACATCCTGCATATCAGGACAAAGTACATTTCCGGAACGGGTGCGCTTATTGTAAGCCAACTGCTCGTTCGGCCTCAATATTTCCTGATTTTTCTGTCCGTTATACTCTACCAGCACCTTCCCGGAAATCAATGTTGCTGTCACTACTTCTTCGTCCGGATAAGCTGTCACGTTAAACTCTGTCCCTAATGCGGTCACCTGAAAATCAGAAGACTTTACTATAAAAGGATGTTCTTCATCACGCTTCACTTTGAAAGCGGCTTCTCCCACTAAATAAACGGAACGTGTATCACCCGTAAATTCTTTGGGATAAAGTAAAGTGCTTTGAGAATTTATTAATACCTGTGTACCGTCCGGCAAAGTGAGATTACGCATTTCAGCAGTAGGAATATATGCTTGCAACAGATCCGGTGCCTGACGGTTCTGCAATGCCAAATAAATCGAAACGGAAGATACGGCTATCAATAAAGCCGCTGCTATCTGCCAGACTGCCAGACGAACATGTAGATAATGAATCCGCCGTCTTACTCCGATCCCAGTTAGCTCGTACATCCGTTCCAAAGAGCCACGATAACCGGGAGTTGTGGCAGCTTCGGTTGCCTCCCAAAGTTTATTGAGTTCGCAGTCTTTTTCGTCGGCACGCTCCTCATCAGTCAACCATGTGCGAAAATCCTGATTGACTTCTTCCGGATAGTCATGCTTAATATAACGGTCGATTACGTCGCGAATATAATTCTTCATAAAGTGATATTTATTATTGTATTTAGAAACACTTACATAGATATCACTATTCAGAAAAAGAAACTACGGGAAGAAGCGGAACAAAATAACAAACATTAACACTTTACGGAGCTCAGTCAATGTTTTATAAATATGATCTTCTACCGTGCGTAAGGGGATTTGCAATTTATCTGCTATTTCTTTATGAGAAAGTCCTTCAAAACGACTCATTTCAAAAACCTGTCTACGACGATCAGGCAGCTGGCTGAGTGTCATCTTGATAAGCATTAATACTTCTTTATAGTACAGATTCTCTAACAGGGAAGAATCTTCGTCACAAAGCTCACCCAGCAACTGTGCTTTCAAAACTTTATCTTCATATTCCTGCTCTACCTTCTGATGCTTGAAAAGATTGAATATTTCATTCCGGGTCACGGTATA
The Bacteroides luhongzhouii DNA segment above includes these coding regions:
- a CDS encoding RNA polymerase sigma-70 factor; translated protein: MNGKNDNIDVCFEQFYAANFPRVKNFARLLTKSEEDAEDIAQNIFLKLWTRPELWREQETMTGYLYTVTRNEIFNLFKHQKVEQEYEDKVLKAQLLGELCDEDSSLLENLYYKEVLMLIKMTLSQLPDRRRQVFEMSRFEGLSHKEIADKLQIPLRTVEDHIYKTLTELRKVLMFVILFRFFP
- a CDS encoding FecR family protein, which codes for MKNYIRDVIDRYIKHDYPEEVNQDFRTWLTDEERADEKDCELNKLWEATEAATTPGYRGSLERMYELTGIGVRRRIHYLHVRLAVWQIAAALLIAVSSVSIYLALQNRQAPDLLQAYIPTAEMRNLTLPDGTQVLINSQSTLLYPKEFTGDTRSVYLVGEAAFKVKRDEEHPFIVKSSDFQVTALGTEFNVTAYPDEEVVTATLISGKVLVEYNGQKNQEILRPNEQLAYNKRTRSGNVLCPDMQDVTAWQHGELVLRSMTLEEIFTRLERKYPYTFVYSFRSMKEDRFNLTFGQNASIEEIMDIVVRVAGNLDYQIVGDKCYISSAGKSRLRHQGTK